In Erpetoichthys calabaricus chromosome 2, fErpCal1.3, whole genome shotgun sequence, a genomic segment contains:
- the LOC114646139 gene encoding protein rapunzel-like, with translation MADISEDREKIKKGLKQALECVAAISSAAAVVNPIFGLAGSIIRLVLHNIDDEDMNTLKREFQSVHSGLDNISQQNKKTLMQIQKETVDGQYSKIEENLKNQFRKFMEIVEAKPEQKEQKKNKFQESFANDDGDQNLNTLYDGVMGNARLFSKPILEVYMKFSNGDRQIMEPLCTRLTYLFCIGLVALMGYTAIIEDDEDEIREKWGKKMEDVQRKMQTVLSTCH, from the coding sequence ATGGCTGATATTTCAGAAGACcgggagaaaataaaaaaaggcttgaaacAGGCACTGGAATGTGTGGCTGCTATATCTTCAGCTGCTGCTGTAGTTAATCCCATATTTGGTTTAGCAGGATCCATAATCAGACTTGTTCTCCACAATATAGATGATGAGGACATGAACACTCTAAAGAGAGAATTTCAGAGTGTTCACTCTGGGTTAGATAACATTTCCcagcaaaataagaaaacactaatGCAGATCCAGAAAGAAACTGTGGATGGTCAATATTCAAAAATTGAGGAGAACCTCAAAAATCAATTTCGGAAGTTCATGGAAATTGTGGAGGCTAAACCTGAGCagaaagagcagaaaaaaaataaatttcaggaaAGCTTTGCAAATGATGATGGAGATCAGAATCTAAATACACTCTATGATGGAGTGATGGGAAATGCCAGACTGTTCAGCAAACCGATTCTGGAAGTGTACATGAAATTCTCAAATGGAGATCGTCAGATTATGGAGCCTCTGTGCACACGATTGACGTACTTATTCTGCATTGGTCTTGTTGCCCTGATGGGTTATACAGCTATCATTGAGGATGATGAAGATGAGATCAGAGAAAAGTggggaaagaaaatggaagatgtACAGCGGAAAATGCAAACTGTGTTGAGCACCTGCCATTAA